One Ascaphus truei isolate aAscTru1 chromosome 22, aAscTru1.hap1, whole genome shotgun sequence DNA segment encodes these proteins:
- the LOC142472579 gene encoding transmembrane protein 238-like, protein MPRTRPWLGRCTVLFFLAGASDVAGLGLILTGIFANLEKNGRSFGEFLIYSGGILLFFSLLFWLAWYSFNLEVSMEELLKDTPITHSRSSLVQLARKLSERLSKKGRKKGVPRDGLRVGQPCTPNLPGEPLHLSPSDYVNNGFTSCHLDSPTPTLKDRPFELSGVSSLDGHLILISQEIRDRLV, encoded by the coding sequence ATGCCTCGCACCCGGCCATGGCTGGGGCGCTGCACTGTCCTCTTCTTCCTGGCCGGAGCCTCTGATGTTGCGGGGCTCGGGCTCATCCTGACCGGGATCTTTGCCAACCTGGAGAAGAACGGCCGGAGCTTTGGGGAGTTCCTGATCTACAGCGGGGGGATCCTGCTCTTCTTCAGCCTGCTCTTCTGGCTGGCCTGGTATTCTTTCAACCTGGAGGTGTCCATGGAAGAGCTGCTGAAGGACACCCCAATAACCCACAGCCGGAGTAGCCTGGTGCAGCTGGCCAGGAAGCTCTCGGAGAGGTTGTCCAAGAAGGGTAGGAAGAAGGGGGTGCCCAGGGATGGGCTGCGTGTTGGACAGCCCTGTACCCCAAACCTACCTGGTGAACCTCTACACCTGAGCCCCTCAGACTATGTCAACAATGGCTTCACCTCCTGCCACCTGGATTCTCCCACCCCAACCCTTAAGGACCGACCCTTTGAGCTGAGTGGAGTGAGCAGCTTGGATGGTCACCTGATTCTGATCTCCCAGGAGATCAGGGACAGGCTGGTGTGA